TGAGAAAAACTGTTATGGTAAGTAAACAGATAAGTACAGTATTAGGAGAACCTTTCTTTATAGAATTTAGTGGATTAGAGTCAGAGCAAAATATACGTATTGATGCAAAAACCAAAGATAGTGCAAATCGAGTTTGGAAATCTTGGGCAACCTGGCAAGCGGATATAAATGGAGAACTAAACATAGTAATTAACATACCTAGCGAGGGGTCTTATCAAGGAATAGATGCTTATGAGCTTATTTATGGAATGGAGCTCGTTGAGCCGTCTTTTCCACCTTACTTTCTACAAGATGAAATGCAAAAACTAACCATTTCTTTGTGTATCACTCTAGAAGATCAAATTCTTGAAGAAATGGATATCACATTTGACTTATACCAAACAGACGTAACTCAAATAGAGATACAAGAAAATTTTTTAGGAAAATTCTTTCTTCCTAAAAAATTAAAAGGTTCACTTCCTGCAGTTCTTGTATTGGGAGGATCTTTAGGTGGTTTCAACTGGTCAGAGCAAGTAGCTAATTATTTAGCTTCTCATGGTTATGCTGCACTGGCTGTCGCATACTTTGATTGGAATGGATCACATTTGTTACCCAACCAGTTAGCAAATGTACCATTGGAACCATGTTTAGACGCAATGAAATGGTTAGCTAATCATTCCACAGTAAATCCTAATAAACTTGGTATCATTGGCTATTCTAAAGGAGCAGAATTAGCATTACTCCTTGCTTCAAAATTAGAAAAAACTGATCTTCAATCTTTAGTTACATTATCTCCCAGTTCCCATATATTTGCTGGATTTTCCATGGAAGAAGCGCTCAACACATCTTCGTGGAGTTATCAAGGGGTGCCTGTACCTTATCTTCCTTATCCGAAGACAAATCACCCCCTCTATGAAACTAATCTCTATCATTTACATAGCGAAGCGATAAAACAATCCTCTCAAGAAATATGGGAACAAGCTAGAATTTCCGTAGAAAAAATAGAATCCCCTATGTTAGTTGTCACAGGTATGAAAGATTCAACTTGGCCATCAGTGGAAATGGTGGATACTATAGAAGCCCAAACTTCTTCAAAATTGATAAAAAAAGTAATACTACAAGAAGCCGGACATGATTTCACCCTTCCCTATTTGCCAATCGTTACAAACAATGATAATTTGCAAAAGAAAGAGATTGAATTAGCTAGACGAAAAACATGGGATAATGTACGAGAGTTTCTGAAACAAACATTATAAAGAATAGGTCATAAAGCCTATTTAGGTGTAAGTATAGTAAATATAAAAAAATGTATGGGCAATTCCCATTTAATTTTCAGGAAAATCTACTTGTTGGTGAAAAATATACTATTCCTTCTGAATTGGTATGTATGGTGATCTCAATTAAAAGAATAGTATATTTTTTTCGTCTTGGGGGGAATTCTTTTTCTTGGCTTGATAGCGATGTGGTAGGACCCCTTAAACAAATATTCACTCCAGAAAGCCTGAATTGCGGATCCACACAATACATAACGATCTTCAGCAAACGGGCGCTTTAATGGAGCAACGAAAAAAGCCTAATTTCTCAATTTTAATGAGAAATTGGGCTTTTTATATTTACTTATAGTGCAAAATAGCGCTTAAAATAGGTGCAAAATAACTCCTAAAGTGACAACTTAAACAACCAAGCTTGGTTTTATTTTTCTTTTATAAAAAAGAATCCTGTCCCTTCTTTTTGTGGTACAAATCCTTCTTCAGCTGACATATTTTCTACCATGTCTTGTTCTTCTTTTGTTATAACTGTCGTATAATCCCTATCTTCTAAATTCAACATATTTTCTCTAGCATCTTGTTCTTCCCTCGTTGTAACTCTAAAAGTATCTCCTTTATTAGTG
The DNA window shown above is from Bacillus pseudomycoides and carries:
- a CDS encoding acyl-CoA thioester hydrolase/BAAT C-terminal domain-containing protein, which produces MRKTVMVSKQISTVLGEPFFIEFSGLESEQNIRIDAKTKDSANRVWKSWATWQADINGELNIVINIPSEGSYQGIDAYELIYGMELVEPSFPPYFLQDEMQKLTISLCITLEDQILEEMDITFDLYQTDVTQIEIQENFLGKFFLPKKLKGSLPAVLVLGGSLGGFNWSEQVANYLASHGYAALAVAYFDWNGSHLLPNQLANVPLEPCLDAMKWLANHSTVNPNKLGIIGYSKGAELALLLASKLEKTDLQSLVTLSPSSHIFAGFSMEEALNTSSWSYQGVPVPYLPYPKTNHPLYETNLYHLHSEAIKQSSQEIWEQARISVEKIESPMLVVTGMKDSTWPSVEMVDTIEAQTSSKLIKKVILQEAGHDFTLPYLPIVTNNDNLQKKEIELARRKTWDNVREFLKQTL